Part of the Fusobacterium sp. SYSU M8D902 genome, ATCTTGTTATATTCATTGGTAATTTATATGTTTCTGCATAGGCTTTTACTATCATATCTCCAGATGCTTTTGAAGATGAGTATGGAGATCTAGGATCTAACGGTGTCTCCTCTGTAAAAAATCTCTCACCATAAGTTTTTAAATTTTTTCTTCCTTCAACTACATTTTTTACACTCTTTTCTAAATGTAGTTCTCTTGCATCTGAATAATCCTTCACTAGAGATCCATACACTTCATCTGTAGAGATTTGAATATATTTTTTCCCCTCTTTATAAATAGGATAACCATTTTCATCTTTTCCTATTGACCAACTATCTTTTGCTACTTCTAAAAGGTTTTGAGTCCCTAATATATTAGTTTCTAAAAACACTCTAGGTCCTAATATACTTCTATCCACATGAGATTCTGCTGCAAAGTTTACAACATAATCTATGTCATATCTTGAAAAAATACTCTCTACTAGCTCTTTATTCCCAATATCTCCTCTTACAAACCCTATCTTTCCACTCTCTATCTCGTCTCTCAAACTCTCTTTATTTCCAGCATAAGTCAACTTATCTAAAACAATTATCTCAGCTGTATCCCCATACTTTTCCAGCATATATTTTACAAAATTTACCCCTATAAAACCAGCTGCTCCTGTGACTAAATATGTTTTCATATAACTCTCCTTCTCAATTTTATAAAAAATTCCCCAATATATAATTAGTTATATACTAGGGAATCCACTCTCTTATTTAGCGTAATCTACAGCTCTTGTTTCTCTAACTATAGTTACTTTTATTTGTCCAGGATATTGCATTGAATCCTCTATTTTCTTAGCCACATCTCTAGCCATTTTTGTAGCCTCATCATCTGACATAGCTTCAGGATTTACTATTATTCTAAGCTCTCTACCTGCTTGAATTGCAAAAGATGACTCCACTCCTGAGAATGAATTTGCAATCTCCTCAAGACTCTCTAATCTCTTCAAGTAAGCTGTCAATGTCTCTCTTCTAGCTCCTGGTCTTGAAGCTGAAACAGCATCTGCTGCTTGAACAATTATTGCTTCAACAGTTTCAAACTCAACTTCATTATGGTGAGCCATAACTGCATTTATAACCTCTGGCTTCTCTCCGAATTTCTTTAAGAACTCTCCACCAATAAGTGCATGAGAAGACTCTATATCACTTTCTAATACTTTTCCTACGTCGTGTAATAATCCAGCTCTTTTTGCTAGCTCTGTATCTGCACCTATCTCTGCTGCTAAGTTAGCTGAAAGTTTTGCAACTTCAATTGAGTGAGTAAGTACATTTTGTCCATAACTTGTTCTAAACTTTAATCTTCCTAAAGTTTTTATAATTTCAGGATGCATTCCAGGAATTCCAAGCTCTATCATAGCTCCCTCTCCAGCATCTACTATCTCTTTGTCAATCTCTTTTCTTGCTTTATTAACTACCTCTTCAATTTTTCCTGGGTGTATTCTACCATCAGTAATTAATTTTTCAATAGCAAGTCTAGCTATCTCTCTTTTTACTCCATCAAAACTAGATAATACAACTGCTTCTGGAGTATCATCTATTATTATATCTACACCTGTTAAAGCCTCAATAGCTCTAATATTTCTTCCCTCTCTACCTATGATTCTTCCTTTCATCTCATCATTAGGTAGGTTTACAACTGACACTGTAGCATCTACTACATACTCAGCAGAAGCTTTACCAATAGCAGTTGATAAAATTCTTCTTGAAATTCTATCCTTTTCATCTTCAAGCTTATTTTCAAACTCTCTAATTGCTACAGCTGTTTCATGAGTTAGATCATCTCTTAACTTAGAGATTAAAATCTCTTTTGCCTCTACTTTAGATAATCCAGAGATTCTCTCTAATTCATCTTCTTGTTTTAATTTTATAGCTTCTATCTCATCTTTTTTAGCTTCTAATTCCTCTGTAGTTCTCTCTAACTCTTGACTTTTTAACTCTAACTTCTCAATCTTATTATCTAAAGTTTCCTCTTTTTTAGTAAGTCTAGCTTCTTTTTGTAAAAGCTCATTTTTAGCATTTTTTATCTCTTTTTCAGCTTCCTCTTTTATTGAGTATGCGTGTTCTTTTGCCTTTAACTCGATCTCTTTTCCTCTTGCGTGTGCATTTTTCTCTGCATTTTCAACTATTTCTTGAGCCTTTATCTTTGATTTTGCTACTTCATCTTCTAAGTCATTTAACTCATTTATCTTTTTATCTATAACAGACTTTTTATAAAGAATAGCAAATACTATTCCTAGTCCGATTATTATCAAACCTATTCCTAAAACTGTATTCATAATTATTTCCTTCCTACTTATCTATTATTTAAAACTTGCTATTGCCTCATCTTCTGTTTCATATATTTCAAATATCTCATCTAATCCTATCATCTCAAATATTGTTTTTATATGTTCATTTAATTTGATAAGCTTTATATCTCCACCCATCTCTTTAACAACTTTTAACTTTCCTCTTAAAATCCCCATAGCCAAGCTGTTGATATGAGTAACTTCCTCAAAATCAATTATAAATTTTGTAGAATCAGCTTCTACTAATTTTGTTATTCTCTCTTTTAACTTAGGTGCTACTAAAGCATCTAACTCTCCTATCACTTTTAACTCTTTAATTTCCCCAACATTTTTTTCAAGTATTTCAAAATTGCTCATCATTTTATGCCTCCTTAACTTTTTTTTCTACTCTAAACAATGTTCCATTTAATTTCTTTTCGATTCTAAAGTCATCTGCAATGGCTCTTGCTATAAAAAGACCCATTCCACCCTCTTCTTTACTCAATTTCTCTTCATCAAACCCCACACCATTATCTTCTACAATTAAACGAATAATATCGTTTGATTTTTGAATTTCTAAAATGATATCTCCAGGCTTATACTCATATCCGTGTTCAACTACATTTGTTGAAAGTTCATCTACCACTGATAAAAGTTGAAACACATCTTTTTGGCTCACTTGATGTAGTTCTAGATATGTTTTTACCATAGCTCTTATTAAAGATAAATTTTCTAAAGAAGAAGGAACTGTGATCTTCACTTCATTTGGTTTCATTCCTATTCCCTTCTTTCTTTAATTTTACTTATTTTCCACCCATCACTTTTTAAAGAGTAATCCACACTATAGTATAGAGTATTATTCTGAAAAATAATCCCTATTATATTTTGTGCCTTATCTCCTAAAAAAACAGGCTTTGAACTCAATATATTAATCTTTGAAAAGTCAATACTCTCTATCTCATCTTTTACAAAATTATTTCTAATACTAGGGACAAGCGTCTCTTCTAGAAGTTTTGTTTCGCCCATTTTTAGTTCATCTCTTATCTGTTCAACTAAGACTACAAGCTCTCTTTTTTCTTCCATTGTAAATTCTTTTTTGCTTACTATATTAGAACATCCTGTAAAAAAAACAACAGAAATAATAAAAATAAAAATTCTTCTCATTATAATATACACCATTCCTTATCACTATAAATAATACCATATCCATATATTTTTATCAAGAATTTAATTGTCCATTTTACTATTTAATTTTTTTAGTACATCCTCTATAATCTCATCTTCTGATAACTCTTCTAAATTATACCAAATATATGTGTGATCATTTTTAAACCAAGTAAACTGTCTTTTTGCATATCTTCTAGAGTTTTGCTTTATCATATTTACAGCTTCTTCATAGGTTAACCTTCCATTGAAGTAATCTATAAACTCTGAGTAACCTATTATATTGATCTTTCTCAAAACATCTCCATAGATGTCATATAGTCTCTTAACTTCCTGCTCCAATCCAGCCTCTACCATCATATCTACTCTCAAGTTTATTCTTTCATAGAGGTTCTCTCTCCCTCTTTCTAAAGCAATTTTTAAAAAACTATAATTATTATTTTTTATATTTTTTTTAGATAGTTTAGAAAATTTTTCTCCAGTTAATCTATATACTTCTAAAGCTCTTTCAACTCTTTTCTTATTATTCGGGTGTATCTCCTCTGCTCCCTCTGGATCTACAAGTTTCAACTCTTCATATAGCTCTTCAGAAGAAATCTTCATAAACTCCTCTCTCATCTTCATATCCGAAGCCGGTAGTTCTGATAACCCTTCAGTTATAGAGTTGATATATAAGCCAGTACCTCCTGTTAATATTACAACTTTATCCTCTATCTCTTTCTGTTTTAGTATCTTATCCACATCTTTTTGAAAGTCTCCAACACTATATTTTTTTACAGGCTCCAGTATATCCAACAAATAGTGCTTTACACCTTCCATCTCTTCAGTTGTTATTTTAGCTGTTCCAATATCCATTCCTTTATATACTTGAGCTGAATCAGCTGAAATAATATCTGCATTTAAAATTTTAGCCAACTTTATAGATAGTGCAGTTTTACCTACTCCTGTAGGACCTGCTATCACTACTCCCTTTTTCATTTTTCCTCCCAGTAATCTTAGTAAAAAAGAGGAAAAATTATCAAATATGAACATATACAGTTCAATCTCTAAGATAATATCTTCCTCTTAAAAACTTTCTCTCTTATTTATTATTAAGAATATTACTCTACGTACTCAAACTCTACATCTGCTATTCTTACAGTATCTCCATCTTGAATTCCAGCTTCTCTCATTGCTTCTTCCATTCCTAAAGATCTCATCATATGTAAGAAGTTTACTATTGACTCATCATCCATAGTGATAACATATTTAGCTAGAACTCCATCTAATACTCTTCCTTCTACTACATATGTTCCCTCTTCATCTTGAGTGATAATGAAAGCTTCCTTATCTCCCTTGATCTCTCTTAAAACTTCATCTATATCAGCTTCATCTTCCAATGGCTCTCTGTCTATCTCTTCTAACATATTCCAGCTCTTATACAATACCTCTTTTATCCCTTCATTTAAAATTACAGATACAGGATAAACTTCATTCCCTTGAGCTTCAACATATGCTTTAAATTTATCATATTTTTCCATATCCCATAAAAGATCCATCTTATTAGCTAAAACTATCTGCTTTTTGTTAGCTAATTTTTCACTGAACTTTCTAAGCTCAGTATTGATCTTTTCATAGTCTTCTATGGCATCTCTTCCCTCTATCTCAGCCACATCTACTAAATGATAGATCATTTTACATCTCTCAATATGTCTTAAGAATTTATCTCCTAGACCTACCCCTTCATGTGCTCCTTCAATAAGTCCTGGTATATCAGCTATTACGAAAGATTTTCCCTCTTCCAATCTTACAACTCCCAATTTTGGCTCTAATGTTGTAAAGTGGTAACTTCCTACCTTTGAGTTTGCTGCAGAAACTTTATTTATAAAACTTGATTTTCCAACTGATGGATAACCTACCAGTGCTACATCAGCTATAAGTTTTAACTCTAATTTTACTTTTATCTCTGCTCCTTCTCTACCTTTTCCTGCTATTTTAGGAGTTTTTCTAACTGAAGATTTAAAGTGAACATTTCCTAATCCACCCTTTCCACCTCTAAGTAGTATTCTCTTCTCTCCCACTACATTTAAATCAAGTAAAAGTTTTCCAGTTTCAACATCTCTTACCTGTGTTCCAACAGGGACTTTAATTACTAAATCCGCTCCTGTTTTTCCATACATCTGTTTTTTCTGCCCATTTTCTCCATTTTGAGCTTTAAATAATTTTTTAAATTTAAAATCTATAAGTGTATTTATATTAGGATCAGCTACAAAGATTACACTTCCTCCATTTCCTCCATCTCCACCATCTGGACCACCGAACTGAACAAATTTCTCTCTTCTAAACGCAGCTGAACCATCTCCACCATTTCCTGCCTTGACAGTTATCACAACTTCATCTATAAACATTCAATACTCTCCTATACTATTTAATATTATCAATATATTTTACCTTATAATCTAATTTTTTTCAACATTTATTAAAATATTATTATTCATTTTAATAAAAATATTGAATTTCTATTAAAAAATGTATATAATATGTTATATATTGTTGTTATAAATACATAAAATACTGTTTTAGGAAGGTGAATTTTATGAAAAAAACTGTTGTTATCCTTGCTTCTATTTTATTAGCACAAAATGCTATGGCTTCTAAGGTAATTAACAAAGATGTTACTTTTACCGAAAAAACTTATGGTGTCTGCTCTACTGAGATGACCGTATCTGTAAAAGATGGTAAGATCGAGTCTTTCTCTGCAGTAAAAGGGTGTCCAGGTAACCTTGCTGCCATTGGAAAACTTTTACCAGGAATGGAAGTTACAAAAGTTATAGAATTACTAGATGACAACTATTGTTCAGGAGCTCCACTTGCAGGTTATACTTCTTGTATGGATAACCTTGTTGAAATGCTAAAAAAACATGTTACTGGAGAGGGAGAGGGACCTATGATTGAGATTAGAAAAGCTCAAAGGGCAGCTAAACTCAAAGTTGCATTCTCTGGACATGTTTGTAGTGGTTGTGGACTTTGTCAAGCTTCATTTTCTTAATACACTTTAATCTAGGAGGATTCATGAAAAAACTATTACTAAGCCTTATGGCTATATTTACAATAACTGCTGTTGCAGCTACTAAAGAGGGAACTGGTTTAGGATACAAAGATGATATCACTGTTTCTGTTGAAACAGAAGGAGATAAAATCGTTGCTATAAAAGTTATTAAAATGGAGGAAACTAAGAGAATTGCTGAACCTGCTATTGAAAAACTTACTGCAGAGATCATAGCTAAACAATCTGTAGAAGTTGATAATGTAGCTGGTGCTACTTATACTTCTGAAGGGTTCAAAGAAGCTGTAGCTGATGCTCTAAAAAAATAGTAATCACTTGAAACCCATATAATTTAAGAGAGGCTGTCAGAAAATACAGCCTCTCTTCTTATTTTATAAAATTCTATTATTTATCAAATTTGCTCTCATAATCCCAAATAGTTCTCAATATCTCTTCCATATCGTGTACCATTGGCATTCTAGGGTTAGCAGGTGTACATTGATCCTCATAAGCATTCATAGCCATTCTGTGGATTGCCTCATCCCAAGCCTCTTTTGATATTCCTTGAGATTTGATATTACTTACTACTCCTACTTTTTTACATAACTCTTCACAAGCATCAGCAAACATCTGTACCCCTTCAGCTGGAGTTCTAGGATTTAATCCTATTAATTGAGCTAATTCCATATATTTTACATCTGCTTTATAGTTCTCAATTTTAGGCCAGATATTTAATTTTGTAGGTATAGTACCATTGTATCTGATTACATGTGGTAATAAGATTCCATTTGTACGTCCATGAGGTATATGGAACTCTCCACCTATTTTATGAGCAAGTGAGTGGTTCATTCCTAAGAACGCATTAGCAAAAGCCATTCCTGCTATTGTAGAAGCATTATGCATCTTCTCTCTAGCACATGGATGTTTTGCTCCCTCTTTTACTGATGCCTCTAAGTAATCAAATACCAATTTAACTGCTTGTTTTGCCCATCCATCTGTAAAATCAGATGCTAATATAGAAACATATGCTTCAACTGCGTGAGTTAATACGTCTATTCCTGTATCTGCTGCTATACTAGCTGGTAAACTCATTACTAACTCTGGATCTACTATAGCAACTGTTGGTGTTAATGAATAATCTGTTAATGGATATTTTTTATTCTCTTTAGTATCTGTTATTACAGCAAATGGAGTTACTTCTGATCCAGTTCCTGAAGTTGTAGGAATACAAACTAACTTAGCTTTTTTTCCTAATTCTGGGAATCTGAATGCACGTTTTCTTATATCCATAAATTTTTGTTTTATATCATCAAAGTTTACTTCTGGATTTTCATATAGTAACCACATTACTTTAGCAGCATCCATTGGTGATCCTCCACCTAAAGCAATAATTGTATCTGGTTTAAAGTTATTCATTAATTCCAATCCTTTTTCTACTATATCAAAGCTTGGATCTGACTCAACATCAAAGAATAGCTCTATATCTACATTATCTCTTCTTCCTACTAATACATCTTCAATCTTTTTAACGTATCCTAAATTATACATTCCTCTATCAGTTATTATCATAACTTTTTTCATATCCTTCATATCTTGAAGATATTTTATTGAGTTTTTCTCAAAGTAAATTTTTGGTGGAAGTTTAACCCATTGCATATTATTATTACGTCTCCCTATTCTTTTGATATTTAATAAGTTTAATGCACTTACGTTATTAGAAACTGAGTTACGTCCATAAGATCCGCAACCTAATG contains:
- a CDS encoding dTDP-glucose 4,6-dehydratase codes for the protein MKTYLVTGAAGFIGVNFVKYMLEKYGDTAEIIVLDKLTYAGNKESLRDEIESGKIGFVRGDIGNKELVESIFSRYDIDYVVNFAAESHVDRSILGPRVFLETNILGTQNLLEVAKDSWSIGKDENGYPIYKEGKKYIQISTDEVYGSLVKDYSDARELHLEKSVKNVVEGRKNLKTYGERFFTEETPLDPRSPYSSSKASGDMIVKAYAETYKLPMNITRCSNNYGPYQFPEKLIPLIIKNILEGKKLPVYGDGSNVRDWLYVRDHNKAVDMVINAGKLGEIYNIGGFNEEKNINIVKLTIDTIKRLMKEEPEYRKILKTDIENINYDLITYVQDRLGHDARYAIDPTKIAVELGWYPETPFDKGIELTIRWYLDNQEWVENLK
- the rny gene encoding ribonuclease Y, coding for MNTVLGIGLIIIGLGIVFAILYKKSVIDKKINELNDLEDEVAKSKIKAQEIVENAEKNAHARGKEIELKAKEHAYSIKEEAEKEIKNAKNELLQKEARLTKKEETLDNKIEKLELKSQELERTTEELEAKKDEIEAIKLKQEDELERISGLSKVEAKEILISKLRDDLTHETAVAIREFENKLEDEKDRISRRILSTAIGKASAEYVVDATVSVVNLPNDEMKGRIIGREGRNIRAIEALTGVDIIIDDTPEAVVLSSFDGVKREIARLAIEKLITDGRIHPGKIEEVVNKARKEIDKEIVDAGEGAMIELGIPGMHPEIIKTLGRLKFRTSYGQNVLTHSIEVAKLSANLAAEIGADTELAKRAGLLHDVGKVLESDIESSHALIGGEFLKKFGEKPEVINAVMAHHNEVEFETVEAIIVQAADAVSASRPGARRETLTAYLKRLESLEEIANSFSGVESSFAIQAGRELRIIVNPEAMSDDEATKMARDVAKKIEDSMQYPGQIKVTIVRETRAVDYAK
- a CDS encoding STAS domain-containing protein produces the protein MMSNFEILEKNVGEIKELKVIGELDALVAPKLKERITKLVEADSTKFIIDFEEVTHINSLAMGILRGKLKVVKEMGGDIKLIKLNEHIKTIFEMIGLDEIFEIYETEDEAIASFK
- a CDS encoding ATP-binding protein — translated: MKPNEVKITVPSSLENLSLIRAMVKTYLELHQVSQKDVFQLLSVVDELSTNVVEHGYEYKPGDIILEIQKSNDIIRLIVEDNGVGFDEEKLSKEEGGMGLFIARAIADDFRIEKKLNGTLFRVEKKVKEA
- the miaA gene encoding tRNA (adenosine(37)-N6)-dimethylallyltransferase MiaA — its product is MKKGVVIAGPTGVGKTALSIKLAKILNADIISADSAQVYKGMDIGTAKITTEEMEGVKHYLLDILEPVKKYSVGDFQKDVDKILKQKEIEDKVVILTGGTGLYINSITEGLSELPASDMKMREEFMKISSEELYEELKLVDPEGAEEIHPNNKKRVERALEVYRLTGEKFSKLSKKNIKNNNYSFLKIALERGRENLYERINLRVDMMVEAGLEQEVKRLYDIYGDVLRKINIIGYSEFIDYFNGRLTYEEAVNMIKQNSRRYAKRQFTWFKNDHTYIWYNLEELSEDEIIEDVLKKLNSKMDN
- the obgE gene encoding GTPase ObgE, with amino-acid sequence MFIDEVVITVKAGNGGDGSAAFRREKFVQFGGPDGGDGGNGGSVIFVADPNINTLIDFKFKKLFKAQNGENGQKKQMYGKTGADLVIKVPVGTQVRDVETGKLLLDLNVVGEKRILLRGGKGGLGNVHFKSSVRKTPKIAGKGREGAEIKVKLELKLIADVALVGYPSVGKSSFINKVSAANSKVGSYHFTTLEPKLGVVRLEEGKSFVIADIPGLIEGAHEGVGLGDKFLRHIERCKMIYHLVDVAEIEGRDAIEDYEKINTELRKFSEKLANKKQIVLANKMDLLWDMEKYDKFKAYVEAQGNEVYPVSVILNEGIKEVLYKSWNMLEEIDREPLEDEADIDEVLREIKGDKEAFIITQDEEGTYVVEGRVLDGVLAKYVITMDDESIVNFLHMMRSLGMEEAMREAGIQDGDTVRIADVEFEYVE
- a CDS encoding TSCPD domain-containing protein, yielding MKKTVVILASILLAQNAMASKVINKDVTFTEKTYGVCSTEMTVSVKDGKIESFSAVKGCPGNLAAIGKLLPGMEVTKVIELLDDNYCSGAPLAGYTSCMDNLVEMLKKHVTGEGEGPMIEIRKAQRAAKLKVAFSGHVCSGCGLCQASFS
- a CDS encoding FMN-binding protein — protein: MKKLLLSLMAIFTITAVAATKEGTGLGYKDDITVSVETEGDKIVAIKVIKMEETKRIAEPAIEKLTAEIIAKQSVEVDNVAGATYTSEGFKEAVADALKK
- the adhE gene encoding bifunctional acetaldehyde-CoA/alcohol dehydrogenase, which codes for MAEKKVIDTQVELTNEQVDIHVDELVTKALKALSEFEGFTQEQVDHIVAKCSVAGLDAHGILAEAAVKETGRGVFEDKAVKNLFACEYVTSNLRHLKTVGVINEDKLTGITEIAEPVGVVCGIVPTTNPTSTVIFKSLISLKTRNPIIFSFHPSAHECSAMAAKIIRDAAVKAGAPENCIQWLEMKSMYATEALMKHDGVATILATGGNAMVKAAYSCGKPALGVGAGNVPAYVEKSCVLKRAVNDIILSKSFDNGMICASEQAAIVDHEIYKEFIDEMKRFKVYFVNAEEKIKLEKFMFGAAAYSEEASGAKLNSEVVGKPATWIAEQAGFKVPKDTQIICAECKEVGVNEPLTREKLSPVLAVLKASSTEDGIDKAAAMVEFNGLGHSAAIHTQDSEISKRFGFKCKAIRIIENAPSTFGGVGSVYNAFIPSLTLGCGSYGRNSVSNNVSALNLLNIKRIGRRNNNMQWVKLPPKIYFEKNSIKYLQDMKDMKKVMIITDRGMYNLGYVKKIEDVLVGRRDNVDIELFFDVESDPSFDIVEKGLELMNNFKPDTIIALGGGSPMDAAKVMWLLYENPEVNFDDIKQKFMDIRKRAFRFPELGKKAKLVCIPTTSGTGSEVTPFAVITDTKENKKYPLTDYSLTPTVAIVDPELVMSLPASIAADTGIDVLTHAVEAYVSILASDFTDGWAKQAVKLVFDYLEASVKEGAKHPCAREKMHNASTIAGMAFANAFLGMNHSLAHKIGGEFHIPHGRTNGILLPHVIRYNGTIPTKLNIWPKIENYKADVKYMELAQLIGLNPRTPAEGVQMFADACEELCKKVGVVSNIKSQGISKEAWDEAIHRMAMNAYEDQCTPANPRMPMVHDMEEILRTIWDYESKFDK